The nucleotide window ATGGTTGGTTACGAAATGATGGGTGAGGCGCAAAGAGATATTACTCCTGAAAAAAGTGCCGCAGTTTTGAAAGCATTACCGGAAGTTCATTATAAAAATAAATAGTGATGAGTAAAATAGTTGTTACAGGTGGTTTGGGTTTCATAGGATCTCATACCGTAGTGGAGTTGCAAAGTCAAGGTTTTGAAGTAGTCGTAATAGATAATCTGTCCAATTCTTCGATTGAAGTTTTGGATGGAATTGAAAGTATTTCTGGAAAAAAACCAATTTTTTCCGCAATCGATTTAAGAGAGAAAGCAGCTGTTCAGGAGTTTTTTAAGGAACATAATGATGTTGCTGGAGTAATTCATTTTGCCGCTTCCAAAGCAGTTGGCGAAAGCGTGCATAATCCTTTGCTTTATTACGAAAATAACCTTGGAGCTTTGGTTTATATTTTGCAGGAATTAGAGAAAAAGGAAGATGCACATTTCATTTTCAGTTCTTCTTGTACGGTTTACGGTCAGGCCGAAGTGATGCCAATTGCCGAAACAACACCAATTCAACCAGCTTTGTCTCCTTATGGAAATACAAAACAAATAGGTGAGGAAATCATTTCAGATGTTGTGAAAGTAAGCAACATTAACGCCATATTGCTTCGTTATTTCAATCCTATCGGTTCGCACCCGTCTGCCGAAATTGGTGAGTTGCCAATTGGAGTACCTCAAAATCTGGTTCCGTTTATTACCCAAACCGGAATGGGCTTGCGTGCCGAATTGTCGGTTTATGGAAATGATTACCCAACGGTTGACGGAACGTGTGTTCGCGATTATATACACGTAGTCGATTTAGCGAAAGCTCATGTCATCGCTTTACAACGATTATTAGGTAAAAAGAATATTGAACCTTTGGAGATTTTTAATTTGGGTACAGGCAAAGGAAGTTCGGTATTGGAAGTGATTACTGCTTTTGAAAAAGTAAGCGGTCAAAAATTGCCATATAAGATTGTGGGAAGAAGAGAAGGCGACGTGACCGAGGCTTACGCCAATACCGATAAGGCTAATACTGTTTTGGGTTGGAAAACGGTTTCGACACTGGAAGAAGCCATGGCTAGTGCTTGGAAATGGGAACAAAAAATTCGGACAAGTACTGAATTTAGCGCCAAAAAAGTATAATTAAGCAGGATAATCGTACTGTTTTTTGTTTTTTGAAACTAAACTTTAAAATAAATGTAAAATACACATTTATAAGTATTGGAAATAAATATTTTTATTTTACATTTGGCTTCAATAATTCGTAATAAAAGAACAGAATTAAAACAGATATGATATTTTAGGATTGAGTGTATTGTTAAAATGCAAATTTTTTCGAAAAATAAGCAGATTTTAACGTATAAAACAGTAGATTGCAAAACATAAAAATCAACCAACCAACCATATTATTAATTTAAAAATAAAACTATTAACTCATGAGCCAGAACCTAGTTTTTGCGGATTACGCAGTATTTATTATTTATTTTGTCATCGTATCTACCTATGGATACATGATTTATCGCAAGCGTGAAAAAAACGAGCACGATGCCAAAGCTTATTTCCTTGCCGAAGGGACACTTACTTGGTGGGCTATTGGAGCTTCTTTGATTGCTTCAAATATATCGGCTGAGCAATTTATCGGAATGAGTGGTGAAGGATTCTTTTTGGGAGTTGCCGTTGCTGCTTACGAGTGGCTTGCTGCCGTTGCTTTGATTATTATTGCGATTTGGTTTATCCCTGTTTATTTGAAAAACAAAATTTATACCATGCCTCAATTCTTGAAAACGAGGTATAACGAATCAACAGCATTGATTATGGCTGTTTTCTGGTTGTTTTTGTACGTTTTCGTAAACTTGACTTCTATTTTATATTTGGGAGCTGTTGCTATTAACGGATTGGCAGGAGGTGAATACCTACACGCCATCATGATTGGTCTTGCGCTTTTTGCCCTATTAATTTCATTAGGAGGTATGAAGGTAGTTGCTTATACTGACGTAATTCAGGTAGCGGTTTTGATCATTGGAGGATTAGTTACTTCTTATATTGCTTTGACTAAAGTTGCTGAATATTTGCCAGATTCTGGTCAAGGTGCTATTGCTGGTTTCAAAGAATTGATGCATCAGGCACCAGAGCATTTCAAAATGATTTTCCCAAAACCTACAGCTGCTTCTTCTCAATTGGAAGTAGATAAATATCTTACTATCCCAGGTGTATTGGCATATGCTGCAGGTATGTGGATTGTAAATCTTAATTACTGGGGTTGTAACCAGTACATCACTCAAAGAGCTTTGGGAGCTGATTTGCAAACTGCACGTACGGGTATTTTATTTGCTGGATTCTTGAAATTATTAATGCCTCTTATCGTAATGTTGCCAGGTATCGCTGCTTTTGTTTTATATAAAAATGGTCACTTGCCACAACTAGTTGGAGGAAAAGACGGAGCGTATTCTGCAATGTTGACATTCTTGCCAACTGGTCTTAAAGGATTGTCTGTAGCTGCTTTGACTGCCGCGATAGTTGCTTCTTTGGCTGGTAAAGTAAACAGTATTTCTACTATCTATACATTGGACGTACACAAAAAATACATTCAAAAAGATGCTACTGACAGATCACAAGTAAGCATCGGAAAATACGCTGTTGTTGGAGCTATGATTCTTGCTATTATGTTTACTTGGAATGATTTGCTAGGAATTGGTGGAGTAGGAGGTTTCACTTATATCCAAAAATATACAGGATTTATCAGTCCAGGGGTATTCGCGATGTTCATTCTAGGAATGTTCTGGAAAAGAACAACTGGAGCAGCGGCTATCGTTGGGGTAATTGCAGGTTTCTTATTGTCTGTTTTGTTCAATGAATTTGCACCATCATTATTTGGAAACGATACTATACTGTACACTGCTTATATGAATGCAAAAGGAATATATGAAATTCCGTTCCTTATCTGTATGGGGTTATCGTTTATGTTTACAATGATTTTGATGATTTTAGTGAGTTTGGCTGGACCAAAAGTGAATCCAAAAGCATTCGAATTGGATACTGAAATGTTCAAAATAAAACCACAAACAACGATTATGATCGTAATAACATTATTGGTTATTACTGCTTTGTATGTGAAATTCTGGTAAAAAAAATACAAGTTATATAAAAAGTGTGAAACTGAATTCGTTCGGTTTCACACTTTTTTTTATTCCAAAATTTGGTATGATGCAGATTGCTTGATTGGCCACGGACGTGCTTCGCCTGTTCGCTATCGCTCGGGTCACTGATTGAACGGATTTTTTAGTTTACCAATGAGATGTTTTTTACCGCAAGGTTCACAAAGAATTACGCAAAGGGCACAAAGCTTTGCGAACTTAGCGTAATTCTTTGTGAACCTTGCGGTTAAACTCTTAAACTTTCTTTATAACATAAGTAACCATTCCCCAAATGATAAGTTGGTTTTCTTCAGTGACTTTTATGGGTTGGTAACTCGGATTTTCGGGCATTAGATACAAACAGTCTTTTTCGACCTGAATGCGTTTTACGGTAAATTCGCCATCGATGGAGCAAATTGCGATTCGGTTATTTTGCGGTTCGAGGCTTCGATCTACAACCAAAACATCTTTGTCGTTGATGCCCGCATCAATCATCGAGTTGCCGTTGACTTTAATATAAAAAGTGGCCAAAGGATTTTCGCTTAATTCCTTGTTCAGATCAATGGTGGTTTCCAGAAAATCGTTGGCAGGCGAGGGAAATCCTGCCGAAACTCCATCGCCGATGTACGGAATTTGAAGGTCGCTTTGCAAGTCGGGGCGAAAAAAAGTGAGTTTTTGTTCTTTTTTTACAGACATTGTATCTTGAGTATATCTTTGAAATTTGTGGTATATCTTGGCGAAAGATGATTTTGGTTCATATTCCAGGTCAGGCTTAAATTTTGACTTGCCAATTTTATTTTGGTATCACCAATTTTGTGGTTCAGTCGATCCATTACTTTCATCAAAGCCAAGTGTTTTGGATTTTCTTCTTCAAATAATTGAAACTGTTTTCGGTTTTCATCGATTAATTCGGTCACAATAACACCTGCTTTTTTGAACTTGATTCCTTCGTTGCCTTTGTGTAATTTTTTTAGCATTTCAACAGCCACATTGCAAATGGTCAAAGTTGAATTGCTGGAATAAGGCAGTGTCATCGCCATATTAAAATAGTACTGAGACGTTTTAACCGAATGTTTATCTACTGTTAGCATCACAATGATGGTGTGGCAGCAGGAGTGTTGTTTGCGCAGTTTTTCGGCACAAACGGCGGCAAAAGTAGTTATGCGCTCTCGAAGCAAATCAAAATCGGCTATTTGTTTGGGAAAACTTCGGGTGATGGAGATGCTCTTTTTTTGTTCAGTAATAGGTTCTAGATCTAAAACTGATTTTCCTTCCAATTCATATTTTAGGCGAAGGCCGACAATACCCATTTCTTTTTTAATCCAGGCTTCGTGCTGTGGTTGTATAAAGTCGAATGCGGTATTGATTTTGCGGAGTTTTACTTTTTTGATTGTGCGGTAACCAATGCCCCAAACGTCTTCGATTTTGGTCCATTTCAGGGCTTTGATGCGTTTTTCTTCGCTGTCTATTACATAAACACCTTTTGTTCTATCCTGGAATTTTTTGGCAATTTTATTGGCGACTTTAGACAATGCTTTGGTTTCGGCAAAGCCAATGCATGTAGGAATGCCTACCCATTTTTGGACACGTTTTTTCATTTGCAGACCATAATCATGATAATCCGAAATGTTTTGGCCGTCAAAATTCAAAAAAGCTTCATCTATGCTGTAAATTTCCAAGTTGGGGGTAAACTGGCCCAAAATAGCCATCACACGGTTGCTTAAATCACCATAAAGCGGATAATTGGAAGAGAATATCTGAATGTTTTTTTCTTTGATTAATTCCTTAATCTGAAATGCAGGAGCTCCCATTGGCACTCCAGCAGCCTTAGCTTCGTTGCTTCTAGAAATCACGCAGCCATCGTTGTTGGATAATATCGCAACAGGTTTTTCGTTGAGTTTCGGTTGAAAAACACGTTCGCAGGAAGCATAAAAATTATTGCAATCGACTAAAGCATACATGATGTAAAATTACATAATAGCGGAATATGCTTTTGGATTAGGTAGGTTAATTTTTGGTGCTGTTGATAAATCGTTTGGGTTTGGTTAAACTAAAAAATTAAGATTGCTGATTTTAGATTAACGATTTTTGATTTAAGAAGTCAAAGACCTTGTAAAACGGAGAATCTACTATTTGTCTACACCAAATCTGAAATCGACAATCGTTAATCTAAAATCTCTTAACTTACTGGTATTAATCGCTAGAGCATGAAATTTGTGCTTTATTTTGCTAACAATTAGTTGCCTATAATTTGATCCATTACCCAGTTGGTATGGGCAGCTGTGAATCCGTTTGAAGGGTGTTTTTGTTTCCCTAAAAGATCATCCCTCATTTGTCCAACATGATACAATTGTATGTTTTCGGGCTGTTCTATGATGTGTTTTGATTCCCCGTCAGCGGTTTTCAGAATCAAGGGGTCATTTTCAAAAATAGAGAAAGTGATTTTGCCTTTACTTCCGTAAATTTCTACTACATCTTCTCTTTCAAAAGAACCAAAATTCCAACTTCCGCTACCGGTAACACCAGATTCGTGAAGCCAGCTGGCTACCGCGGCATCTTTCGAAGAATACAAACCTTGCTGATTGAGGCTAATGCCCGAAACTTCTTTTATTGGGCCAAGATAATGAACGAACAAATCCAAACCGTGACTGGCCAAATCATCAAAATAGCCTCCTTTTGCAATTTTTGCGTCAGTTCTCCAGTTGTATTCACCAGAACGATCTAGGTTGTTTGCAGCTTTGCTTAAATGCCATCTGATGTGTCTTACTTCGCCTATGGTTTTTGAATCGATCCATTTTTTTACTTGATCAAATTTTGGAAGGCTTCGTCTGTAGTAAGCAACAAATAAAGGAATTTCTTTTGCTTGAAAAGCTTCAGCAATTGCCAATGCTTCCTGATAATTCGGAGCCAAAGGTTTTTCGATGCAGCAGGGTTTTCCGGCCTCGGCAACTTTTAGCCCATAAAACTTATGGAAATCGGGAGGAGTGGCGATATATACGGCATCAACTTCTGGATCGTTAATCAGTTCGTCAGCGTTTGTGTAATATTTGTTTATACCGTGTCTTTTGGCATAATCAGCGGCTTTTTCTG belongs to Flavobacterium gilvum and includes:
- the galE gene encoding UDP-glucose 4-epimerase GalE, producing MSKIVVTGGLGFIGSHTVVELQSQGFEVVVIDNLSNSSIEVLDGIESISGKKPIFSAIDLREKAAVQEFFKEHNDVAGVIHFAASKAVGESVHNPLLYYENNLGALVYILQELEKKEDAHFIFSSSCTVYGQAEVMPIAETTPIQPALSPYGNTKQIGEEIISDVVKVSNINAILLRYFNPIGSHPSAEIGELPIGVPQNLVPFITQTGMGLRAELSVYGNDYPTVDGTCVRDYIHVVDLAKAHVIALQRLLGKKNIEPLEIFNLGTGKGSSVLEVITAFEKVSGQKLPYKIVGRREGDVTEAYANTDKANTVLGWKTVSTLEEAMASAWKWEQKIRTSTEFSAKKV
- a CDS encoding sodium/sugar symporter; translated protein: MSQNLVFADYAVFIIYFVIVSTYGYMIYRKREKNEHDAKAYFLAEGTLTWWAIGASLIASNISAEQFIGMSGEGFFLGVAVAAYEWLAAVALIIIAIWFIPVYLKNKIYTMPQFLKTRYNESTALIMAVFWLFLYVFVNLTSILYLGAVAINGLAGGEYLHAIMIGLALFALLISLGGMKVVAYTDVIQVAVLIIGGLVTSYIALTKVAEYLPDSGQGAIAGFKELMHQAPEHFKMIFPKPTAASSQLEVDKYLTIPGVLAYAAGMWIVNLNYWGCNQYITQRALGADLQTARTGILFAGFLKLLMPLIVMLPGIAAFVLYKNGHLPQLVGGKDGAYSAMLTFLPTGLKGLSVAALTAAIVASLAGKVNSISTIYTLDVHKKYIQKDATDRSQVSIGKYAVVGAMILAIMFTWNDLLGIGGVGGFTYIQKYTGFISPGVFAMFILGMFWKRTTGAAAIVGVIAGFLLSVLFNEFAPSLFGNDTILYTAYMNAKGIYEIPFLICMGLSFMFTMILMILVSLAGPKVNPKAFELDTEMFKIKPQTTIMIVITLLVITALYVKFW
- a CDS encoding LexA family protein — protein: MSVKKEQKLTFFRPDLQSDLQIPYIGDGVSAGFPSPANDFLETTIDLNKELSENPLATFYIKVNGNSMIDAGINDKDVLVVDRSLEPQNNRIAICSIDGEFTVKRIQVEKDCLYLMPENPSYQPIKVTEENQLIIWGMVTYVIKKV
- a CDS encoding Y-family DNA polymerase; the encoded protein is MYALVDCNNFYASCERVFQPKLNEKPVAILSNNDGCVISRSNEAKAAGVPMGAPAFQIKELIKEKNIQIFSSNYPLYGDLSNRVMAILGQFTPNLEIYSIDEAFLNFDGQNISDYHDYGLQMKKRVQKWVGIPTCIGFAETKALSKVANKIAKKFQDRTKGVYVIDSEEKRIKALKWTKIEDVWGIGYRTIKKVKLRKINTAFDFIQPQHEAWIKKEMGIVGLRLKYELEGKSVLDLEPITEQKKSISITRSFPKQIADFDLLRERITTFAAVCAEKLRKQHSCCHTIIVMLTVDKHSVKTSQYYFNMAMTLPYSSNSTLTICNVAVEMLKKLHKGNEGIKFKKAGVIVTELIDENRKQFQLFEEENPKHLALMKVMDRLNHKIGDTKIKLASQNLSLTWNMNQNHLSPRYTTNFKDILKIQCL
- a CDS encoding Gfo/Idh/MocA family protein: MNKETKTIRWGIIGCGNVTEVKSGPAYQKTEGFTISAVMRRDAEKAADYAKRHGINKYYTNADELINDPEVDAVYIATPPDFHKFYGLKVAEAGKPCCIEKPLAPNYQEALAIAEAFQAKEIPLFVAYYRRSLPKFDQVKKWIDSKTIGEVRHIRWHLSKAANNLDRSGEYNWRTDAKIAKGGYFDDLASHGLDLFVHYLGPIKEVSGISLNQQGLYSSKDAAVASWLHESGVTGSGSWNFGSFEREDVVEIYGSKGKITFSIFENDPLILKTADGESKHIIEQPENIQLYHVGQMRDDLLGKQKHPSNGFTAAHTNWVMDQIIGN